One stretch of Cellulomonas wangsupingiae DNA includes these proteins:
- a CDS encoding DUF3375 domain-containing protein — MITRAEGAYLGAVRAFQNPMLDLLHKRHAPLVVSLLSLVFTAERPTVAVADAHTEVADALDQLRAAGYGEDLPTGSARDLCRQWADAGWLVRHVLDDDVEVYRLSAHAVGALEVAGRAGGARARVSQSRVRTLLEAVERLALDADPDVMVRIARLDTEVKRLQGEIARLERTGTVDEVDDEELLEEAENVLHLVRELPADFARVAESIKAMQRDVVTALRQDQRPTGDVLREYLQRGEHVMDSTSEGRAFAGALRLIGDPQRLDELSAQLDTVLRHRFAARLPSHQRAELRELVRRIEQGLDQVFAAQREASYVITAQVRHHDPLRDRQVDDLLRDVMAGMQTWLPGSRRGQAVTPLRRLPVADVEHLRRTPGDLRPAQAPDALTDRDDPVDVSDADARAWGGPHYADLEAHLRALGADAPDVDLAAAFNAAPAQLRRPVDLLGLLELAHQLGMTERDEVAFVDAVRPDGTRRRFAFGATTTRTRDEDG; from the coding sequence ATGATCACTCGTGCCGAAGGGGCGTACCTGGGCGCCGTCCGGGCGTTCCAGAACCCCATGCTGGACCTGCTGCACAAGCGGCACGCTCCCCTCGTCGTCTCGCTGCTGTCGCTCGTCTTCACCGCCGAGCGGCCCACCGTGGCGGTCGCGGACGCGCACACCGAGGTCGCCGACGCCCTCGACCAGCTCCGCGCCGCCGGGTACGGCGAGGACCTGCCCACCGGCTCGGCGCGGGACCTGTGCCGCCAGTGGGCCGACGCGGGCTGGCTGGTGCGCCACGTGCTGGACGACGACGTGGAGGTCTACCGGCTGTCGGCGCACGCTGTCGGCGCGCTGGAGGTGGCCGGCCGGGCGGGCGGGGCGCGGGCGCGCGTGTCGCAGTCGCGCGTCCGGACGCTGCTCGAGGCCGTCGAGCGGCTGGCGCTCGACGCGGACCCGGACGTCATGGTCCGCATCGCGCGCCTCGACACCGAGGTGAAGCGGCTGCAGGGCGAGATCGCCCGGCTGGAGCGCACGGGCACCGTCGACGAGGTCGACGACGAGGAGCTGCTCGAGGAGGCGGAGAACGTCCTGCACCTCGTGCGCGAGCTCCCCGCCGACTTCGCGCGCGTGGCCGAGTCCATCAAGGCGATGCAGCGCGACGTGGTGACGGCGCTGCGCCAGGACCAGCGACCGACGGGCGACGTGCTGCGCGAGTACCTGCAGCGCGGCGAGCACGTCATGGACTCCACGTCGGAGGGACGCGCCTTCGCGGGTGCGCTGCGGCTCATCGGTGACCCGCAGCGGCTCGACGAGCTGTCCGCGCAGCTGGACACCGTGCTGCGGCACCGGTTCGCCGCACGGCTGCCGTCGCACCAGCGCGCCGAGCTGCGCGAGCTCGTCCGACGCATCGAGCAGGGCCTGGACCAGGTGTTCGCCGCGCAGCGCGAGGCGTCGTACGTCATCACGGCTCAGGTGCGCCACCACGACCCGCTGCGCGACCGGCAGGTCGACGACCTGCTGCGCGACGTGATGGCGGGCATGCAGACGTGGCTGCCGGGCTCCCGCCGCGGGCAGGCCGTCACCCCGCTGCGCCGGCTGCCCGTGGCCGACGTCGAGCACCTGCGCCGGACGCCGGGCGACCTGCGTCCCGCGCAGGCGCCGGACGCGCTGACCGACCGGGACGACCCGGTCGACGTGTCGGACGCGGACGCCCGCGCCTGGGGCGGGCCGCACTACGCGGACCTCGAGGCGCACCTGCGTGCGCTCGGGGCGGACGCGCCCGACGTCGACCTGGCGGCCGCGTTCAACGCGGCACCGGCGCAGCTGCGCCGCCCGGTCGACCTGCTGGGCCTGCTGGAGCTGGCGCACCAGCTCGGCATGACGGAGCGCGACGAGGTCGCGTTCGTCGACGCCGTGCGGCCCGACGGCACACGCCGCCGGTTCGCGTTCGGTGCAACGACGACGAGGACGAGGGACGAGGACGGATGA
- a CDS encoding DUF4194 domain-containing protein, translating to MTDTDVVHDDADAQAGGFIAPVAMEDDPAELFAGDTGTLDADVRRVLVRLLQRRFLLAERNPAQWRTLLENQQVVESRLHDLFVHLVVDHDRGIAYKRQVRSAELDVPVLLRDEPYTRAETLVLVHLRTVFQRGRGAGETSARVDVEELETTALTYFDPDDTNVAAHQREIRTAVARLAKDGLIDEESEGRYRVTPLVEVVLSNERLAELREWLRTRDEDAADVADDGADDGAQDDDETDDETDDEETAP from the coding sequence ATGACCGACACCGACGTCGTGCACGACGACGCCGACGCGCAGGCCGGTGGCTTCATCGCGCCGGTCGCGATGGAGGACGACCCGGCCGAGCTGTTCGCCGGGGACACCGGCACGCTCGACGCCGACGTGCGTCGCGTGCTGGTCCGCCTCCTGCAGCGCAGGTTCCTGCTCGCGGAGCGCAACCCCGCCCAGTGGCGCACGTTGCTGGAGAACCAGCAGGTCGTCGAGTCGCGGCTGCACGACCTGTTCGTGCACCTCGTCGTCGACCACGACCGTGGGATCGCGTACAAGCGGCAGGTGCGCTCGGCGGAGCTCGACGTGCCGGTGCTGCTGCGCGACGAGCCGTACACGCGCGCCGAGACGCTCGTGCTGGTGCACCTGCGCACGGTCTTCCAGCGCGGGCGCGGCGCCGGGGAGACGTCGGCGCGCGTCGACGTCGAGGAGCTCGAGACGACCGCCCTGACGTACTTCGACCCCGACGACACGAACGTCGCCGCGCACCAGCGCGAGATCCGTACGGCGGTCGCCCGCCTGGCGAAGGACGGCCTGATCGACGAGGAGTCCGAGGGTCGCTACCGCGTGACGCCGCTGGTGGAGGTCGTGCTGAGCAACGAGCGGCTCGCCGAGCTGCGCGAGTGGCTGCGCACGCGCGACGAGGACGCGGCCGACGTCGCGGACGACGGTGCGGACGACGGTGCGCAGGACGACGACGAGACGGACGACGAGACCGACGACGAGGAGACGGCACCGTGA
- a CDS encoding ATP-binding protein, whose protein sequence is MTMVDSLFGLIPAASTGQQWVALDLQLVNWGGYDGHHRVRLASTATLLSGGSGSGKSTLMDAYIALLMPHTTPFNGASNGGVVGRPRGKDQRNILSYARGKLDESRTEDGTRQRVLRGDGKDTWSAIAMTWTDQSGTRFTAVRGWYVPSAARTLEDVTAVRATCDTPFDLRDLEPAAAQRLTRSAVTAAGLTCFDTDREFTARLHSTLGIGAAGDGGKAVALLGRIQAGQQITTVDALYKAMVLEEPDTFATADAVVEQFDKLTGTREQMITARQQVKSLEPIREHRAAIDEAAARLRVVDAVGGFDDGTSPAAVWRHERRLGLLRDVEADLQSRHREAQRLAAETSARVAAARAELDGVKQTLWASGGDRLATAQRELRGVAAHVEEVRRARARLDDVLRSTLGHTVSSLDEFTDLVARARTALADTDAKAAARQALFDAMSERKEAGADLAVLRRDHADARHRHDNIPGDLHATRAALAQAAGLTPEDLPFVAELIEVRTEHEPWRDAFNLALGGFATLMLLDVAHLQAFRRAIDSVRTGRRIRFEGVPSDLRDDVGLDGRTLPGRLDYRQSPFTGWLKGELASRFAYVCVDTPGELAQHEKALTRGGQLSEGRRGAHGGQGARNVLGFTNTRRLTDLNRQLERAEARLTQAEARVEEAEAAWDRHDGALRAYTAVVELTWDQVDVAGVEAERDRWQRVVDEVTSGNPDVVRLQQRGAELEVLIQDLSEQLGRTKGTTGDLGERWSATTDAVDVAQGALDAAQDAGTRLDPEQRAYLERVLGGTEPDLPRGDDRTDPGAALDAFDAVVARAADLLRADRQAAQQTVATARDALRRTFETFVERWPDPNLGTDPDASYGDYDRILTELQAQGLHELEAEWRKSLLRLSGNDLADLHSALSRSVREIKERIRPVNDILADLPFADDDHRLRIDARDTQSTVVARFRKELRDLREVLSTEATDADRERRYHRMAKVIDRIRRTSPDFADLVDVRRHVRLSAEKVDLDGNHVALYDHIGEKSGGESQELVAFIVGAALRYQLGDAGAARPRYAPVFLDEALIKADARFTGRAIGAWRGLGFQLIIGAPNDKFSALEPHVDLKYVVLKDATGRSRTKPVAGLPADGPAE, encoded by the coding sequence GTGACGATGGTCGACTCGCTGTTCGGGCTGATCCCGGCGGCGTCGACGGGCCAGCAGTGGGTGGCCCTGGACCTGCAGCTGGTGAACTGGGGTGGCTACGACGGCCACCACCGCGTGCGCCTGGCGTCCACGGCGACGCTGCTGTCCGGGGGGTCGGGCTCCGGCAAGTCCACCCTGATGGACGCGTACATCGCGCTGCTCATGCCGCACACCACGCCGTTCAACGGCGCGTCGAACGGTGGTGTCGTCGGGCGTCCGCGCGGCAAGGACCAGCGCAACATCCTGTCCTACGCGCGCGGCAAGCTCGACGAGTCGCGCACCGAGGACGGCACCCGCCAGCGCGTGCTGCGCGGCGACGGCAAGGACACGTGGTCGGCGATCGCCATGACGTGGACGGACCAGTCGGGCACGCGCTTCACGGCGGTGCGCGGCTGGTACGTGCCGTCGGCGGCGCGCACGCTCGAGGACGTCACGGCCGTGCGCGCGACGTGCGACACACCGTTCGACCTGCGCGACCTGGAGCCGGCCGCAGCGCAGCGCCTGACGCGCTCGGCGGTGACCGCGGCGGGCCTGACGTGCTTCGACACCGACCGCGAGTTCACCGCCCGGTTGCACTCGACGCTCGGCATCGGCGCGGCGGGCGACGGCGGCAAGGCCGTCGCGCTGCTGGGCCGCATCCAGGCGGGGCAGCAGATCACCACCGTCGACGCCCTGTACAAGGCGATGGTGCTGGAGGAGCCCGACACGTTCGCCACGGCCGACGCCGTGGTCGAGCAGTTCGACAAGCTCACGGGCACGCGCGAGCAGATGATCACCGCGCGGCAGCAGGTCAAGTCCCTCGAGCCGATCCGCGAGCACCGCGCCGCGATCGACGAGGCCGCCGCGCGGCTGCGCGTCGTGGACGCCGTCGGCGGCTTCGACGACGGCACGTCGCCCGCCGCCGTGTGGCGGCACGAGCGCCGGCTGGGGCTGCTGCGCGACGTCGAGGCGGACCTGCAGAGCCGGCACCGCGAGGCCCAGCGGCTCGCGGCGGAGACGTCGGCGCGCGTCGCCGCGGCCCGAGCGGAGCTCGACGGCGTCAAGCAGACGCTCTGGGCGTCCGGCGGCGACCGGCTGGCGACCGCGCAGCGCGAGCTGCGGGGCGTGGCGGCGCACGTCGAGGAGGTCCGCCGCGCGCGGGCACGCCTGGACGACGTGCTCCGCTCGACGCTCGGGCACACCGTCTCCTCGCTCGACGAGTTCACCGACCTCGTCGCGCGCGCGCGCACCGCGCTGGCGGACACCGACGCGAAGGCCGCCGCCCGCCAGGCGCTGTTCGACGCGATGTCCGAGCGCAAGGAGGCCGGGGCCGACCTGGCCGTGCTGCGACGTGACCACGCCGACGCGCGGCACCGGCACGACAACATCCCCGGCGACCTGCACGCGACGCGCGCCGCGCTCGCGCAGGCTGCCGGTCTGACACCCGAGGACCTGCCGTTCGTCGCCGAGCTCATCGAGGTCCGCACCGAGCACGAGCCGTGGCGCGACGCGTTCAACCTCGCGCTGGGCGGGTTCGCGACGCTCATGCTGCTCGACGTCGCGCACCTGCAGGCGTTCCGCCGCGCGATCGACTCGGTGCGCACGGGGCGGCGCATCCGGTTCGAGGGCGTCCCGAGCGACCTGCGCGACGACGTCGGCCTCGACGGGCGCACGCTGCCCGGGCGGCTGGACTACCGGCAGAGCCCTTTCACGGGGTGGCTCAAGGGCGAGCTCGCGTCGCGCTTCGCGTACGTGTGCGTCGACACCCCCGGCGAGCTCGCGCAGCACGAGAAGGCGCTGACGCGCGGCGGGCAGCTGTCGGAGGGGCGTCGCGGTGCCCACGGCGGCCAGGGCGCGCGCAACGTCCTGGGCTTCACGAACACGCGCCGCCTGACGGACCTCAACCGCCAGCTCGAGCGCGCCGAAGCGCGGCTCACGCAGGCCGAGGCGCGCGTCGAGGAGGCGGAGGCCGCGTGGGACCGGCACGACGGGGCGCTGCGCGCGTACACGGCCGTCGTCGAGCTCACCTGGGACCAGGTGGACGTCGCGGGCGTCGAGGCCGAGCGGGACCGCTGGCAGCGGGTCGTCGACGAGGTCACGTCGGGCAACCCCGACGTCGTGCGCCTGCAGCAGCGTGGCGCCGAGCTCGAGGTCCTCATCCAGGACCTGTCCGAGCAGCTCGGCCGCACCAAGGGGACCACCGGCGACCTGGGTGAACGCTGGTCGGCGACGACCGACGCGGTCGACGTCGCACAGGGTGCCCTGGACGCCGCGCAGGACGCGGGCACCCGGCTCGACCCCGAGCAGCGCGCGTACCTCGAGCGCGTGCTGGGCGGCACCGAGCCCGACCTGCCGCGAGGCGACGACCGGACCGACCCCGGGGCCGCGCTCGACGCGTTCGACGCCGTCGTGGCGCGCGCCGCTGACCTGCTGCGCGCCGACCGGCAGGCAGCCCAGCAGACCGTCGCCACCGCGCGCGACGCGCTGCGGCGCACCTTCGAGACGTTCGTCGAGCGCTGGCCCGACCCGAACCTCGGCACCGACCCCGACGCCTCGTACGGCGACTACGACCGGATCCTCACCGAGCTGCAGGCCCAGGGCCTGCACGAGCTCGAGGCCGAGTGGCGCAAGAGCCTGCTGCGGCTGTCCGGCAACGACCTGGCCGACCTGCACAGCGCGCTGTCCCGCTCGGTGCGCGAGATCAAGGAGCGCATCCGCCCGGTCAACGACATCCTCGCGGACCTGCCGTTCGCGGACGACGACCACCGCCTGCGCATCGACGCCCGGGACACCCAGTCGACCGTCGTCGCCCGGTTCCGCAAGGAGCTGCGCGACCTGCGCGAGGTGCTCTCGACCGAGGCGACGGACGCCGACCGCGAGCGCCGGTACCACCGGATGGCGAAGGTCATCGACCGCATCCGGCGCACCTCCCCCGACTTCGCCGACCTCGTGGACGTGCGCCGGCACGTGCGGCTGTCGGCCGAGAAGGTCGACCTCGACGGGAACCACGTCGCGCTGTACGACCACATCGGCGAGAAGTCCGGCGGGGAGTCGCAGGAGCTCGTGGCGTTCATCGTCGGCGCGGCGCTGCGCTACCAGCTCGGCGACGCGGGTGCCGCGCGCCCCCGGTACGCGCCGGTGTTCCTCGACGAGGCCCTCATCAAGGCCGACGCCCGGTTCACCGGCCGCGCGATCGGCGCGTGGCGCGGGCTGGGCTTCCAGCTGATCATCGGCGCGCCGAACGACAAGTTCAGCGCGCTGGAGCCGCACGTGGACCTCAAGTACGTCGTGCTCAAGGACGCCACGGGCCGGTCGCGGACCAAGCCGGTGGCAGGGCTCCCGGCGGACGGGCCGGCCGAGTGA
- a CDS encoding MazG nucleotide pyrophosphohydrolase domain-containing protein has translation MTGDGDDLAALQRRAVAVRELYARAEAARYGRTWTTEEIMLGFVGDVGDLAKLVQGKAGVRPRADLDDALAHELADCLWSVLVLADAYGVDLSAAFSRTMDELTAHLTPDEDRPGS, from the coding sequence GTGACCGGCGACGGCGACGACCTCGCCGCGCTGCAGCGGCGCGCCGTCGCGGTGCGTGAGCTCTACGCGCGGGCAGAGGCCGCGCGGTACGGGCGGACGTGGACGACCGAGGAGATCATGCTCGGCTTCGTCGGCGACGTCGGTGACCTGGCCAAGCTCGTGCAGGGCAAGGCGGGCGTACGCCCCCGCGCCGACCTCGACGACGCCCTCGCGCACGAGCTCGCCGACTGCCTGTGGTCGGTCCTCGTGCTCGCCGACGCGTACGGGGTCGACCTGTCCGCGGCGTTCAGCAGGACGATGGACGAGCTGACCGCACACCTCACCCCCGACGAGGACCGCCCCGGCTCCTGA
- a CDS encoding Fic family protein — MKSFEDLDSLIGSVPFDVVADLRVVDTVRGSAGLLPDVLPGLLSSLRDRARPVSIESSAALDGIVVPRRRAAAVIAGDVERLQGREEQELAGCRDAFDHVAREDRGPLDVDLVLDVHRLLLARTPMPGGRLRRVESVVLDRDPRAARVKRFTPVAVADVPQHLDELIARYRGALTTGRHHPVLLTGLFVLDLVAIRPFTTANGRLARALTPGLLHDAGYDVARYVSLDAAIARSAEAHAAALLDSTADWQDARHDPWPWLRSLVRALADCSDELASLVATARSGRSKQERVRTYVLHHAGRSFRMSDARTALPGVSDQTIRLVLGELRNDGLVEVDGVGRSATWSTVRTR, encoded by the coding sequence GTGAAGTCGTTCGAGGACCTCGACTCCCTGATCGGGTCCGTCCCGTTCGACGTCGTCGCAGACCTGCGCGTCGTGGACACGGTGCGCGGCAGCGCGGGGCTGCTGCCGGACGTCCTGCCCGGCCTCCTGTCGAGCCTGCGCGACCGCGCACGCCCCGTGAGCATCGAGTCGTCGGCCGCCCTCGACGGGATCGTCGTCCCGCGCCGACGCGCGGCGGCCGTCATCGCGGGCGACGTCGAGCGGCTGCAGGGCCGCGAGGAGCAGGAGCTCGCCGGGTGCCGCGACGCCTTCGACCACGTCGCCCGGGAGGATCGGGGACCTCTGGACGTCGACCTCGTCCTGGACGTCCACCGGCTGCTGCTCGCGCGCACCCCGATGCCGGGTGGACGGCTCCGGCGGGTCGAGAGCGTCGTCCTGGACCGCGACCCGCGCGCCGCGCGGGTCAAGCGCTTCACGCCGGTCGCGGTGGCCGATGTCCCGCAGCACCTCGACGAGCTCATCGCCCGGTACCGCGGTGCACTCACCACCGGACGCCACCACCCCGTCCTGCTCACGGGCCTGTTCGTGCTCGACCTCGTGGCGATCCGCCCCTTCACCACCGCCAACGGCCGGCTCGCGCGCGCCCTGACCCCGGGTCTGCTGCACGATGCCGGGTACGACGTCGCGCGGTACGTGTCGCTCGACGCGGCCATCGCGCGGTCGGCCGAGGCGCACGCCGCCGCACTGCTCGACTCGACCGCGGACTGGCAGGACGCCCGGCACGATCCGTGGCCGTGGCTGCGCTCGCTCGTCCGCGCACTGGCCGACTGCTCCGACGAGCTCGCGTCCCTCGTCGCCACGGCACGCAGCGGCCGGAGCAAGCAGGAGCGCGTCCGCACCTACGTGCTGCATCACGCAGGGCGCTCGTTCCGCATGAGCGATGCCCGGACCGCGCTGCCCGGGGTCTCCGACCAGACGATCCGGCTCGTCCTCGGCGAGCTGAGGAACGACGGACTGGTCGAGGTGGACGGTGTGGGCCGCAGCGCGACGTGGAGCACGGTGCGCACGCGGTAG